TCTTCTAGTTCCTTTATTCTGTTTCGAAGCTGACCATTTGTTTCTCTCTTCGCTCTAACCTTATCCAGCAAGTCCTGAACTTCCAGCTTTGCTTCGAGGATTTTTACTCTCTCGATCAGACTTCTTTCTTCTTCTTCCAATGATTTCAATTGCTCTTTAAGTTCGTATGCAAGCCTTTGCTGTTCCTCAAATTCCTGGCTCATGATAGTTCCACTAAGAGTTTAATCAGAAGAAACTAGACATAAGTGACTTATGAACGGGTAATTAATATTGATACACACGTTTCCTCGGAAGACACAAAATGCGTGCGCGCGCATCATGTGGGGGTGTCCATTAGCCTCCATGTGAGACCGGAATCAAAACCAAACTGTCACCATCCTCAATTCTAGTGTCAAGCCCAGCAAGTAGACCAATCTCTTTCTTATTAAGCAAAATAATCACATTTGGTCGAGGATCGTTGAGTTCAGGGTCAATCAAAACTTGTCTAAACTTGGATGGAAAAAAGTCTGCTAGTTCAGAAATCACATCTTTGACGGCTACAAAGCTATCAAATTCCAGTGAAACATTCCTTTTTTTAGCTATTTCTTGCAGAGTGCCTAGAAAATTTACTTCTATTCTAATCGTCAACCTTCTCATTCCAGACTAATCTTTTTCGTCAATAAAAAGTTGGACAATATCAGATGCAATCTGCACAATATCATCAACATGCTTGATTGTCGTGGGAAGCTGTAAATCAGACGTTCGAGAAAGCTTTTGTATTGTCCGCTCAATTTCAATCAGACATTTAAGTACAGGTTCGTCAGTTGATTGCTGTTGGGTATAAAACGCTTGGTATACGATTGATTCTATGAAGGCAGGGTCGCCTAAGCTGTAGTATATTGCTGCCTGCGCTTTTCTCATTGCTTCGAGTATTAGGCTGTGTGCAATAGAAGGCGTTTTCTGAGCTGCTAGAAGTTCTGCTTTTGCTTCTCTAAGGTAACGGAGAGCCCATCCTTTTCTATAATCACCTGCTGTAGTCATTTAGCTTTGAACTCCTACTGTTTGTCCTCTTCAAGGCTTTCTTCCATTTCACTTTCTTCTGCGCGCGCGCGCATTTTGGCAATTGAGATCAACCTGGTAATATATCCAGCTATCCTGTTTCTCAGCTTAATTGAAGAGATCTGAGTTAGAGATTCTACTACTTTTTTGTTGCTTTGAAAGTCGGTACTGAATTTGTCCGGGTATCGCCCTACTAATTCGCGGGCAGCTTTTTTCACGTGCTCTTGCCGCACTTTGCCCAAAGTTTCTGTTCATCCCCTGTGTTTTTGACTCTTGTAACTGTTCCTTCTTTGGTTCTCTTAATGATTACGGCTTCCATAAAAGCAATTTGGTTATGTCGGTTCTATCTCGAAAAAGGTCACAAAGTTCTGAAAAATCCGTTTAGCCACTTCCGCTTCCTGTTTGCCTTTTATTTTTGCTATTGCATTTACTACCAGCGGTATAAATGAAGGTGTGGTCATCTTTCCTTTAAAAGGCGGCCTAAAGAATCTGACAGGACCATCTGTTTCAGTTAACAGATTTTCGAGGGGAATTCGACGAATAACGCCTTGTATGAGGGTCGAATAAAGTGTTGCAGGACCTTCTGTAATATAATATCCGCGGTCTACAATTTCAGGCAGCAATTTCACTGGATTGCTGAACCAGTGTAACAATACTTTCTTGATGTTGTAAGAGGAGAGTATATTCATGATTTCTGATGTTTTTCCTCTTGAATGAATTACTGCAGGTAAGGAAAGCTTTTCGCTAAGCTGCAACATCTCACAAAACACTTCATACTGCCTGCTCATGAGTTCCTTCTTTTCTCCCTTCAAATACTTGTAATCTAGCCCTATCTCACCAATTGCGACCATTCTTTCATACTTTCTATAGTTAAGGATCAAGTCTACTATACATTCTAATTCATCAGGCAATAACTCCTTGACATTCCACGGGTGTATTCCCAAAGCAGCATACACAAGCGTGGGATATTTTTCTACGAGTTTGATGCTCTGAAGACTTGTTTGAAAGTTCACCGAGTTAGATACCAAAGCAACAACGTTTGAACTTTCAGCGTCTTCTACTACTTCATCGACCTGTGCTTCGTATTCCGGGTCTGACAAGTGTAGATGGGCATCCACGAATCTCATGACTTTTCAATGTTTATTGTTAGCTTTTAGGCATTGCTATAGACGGATAGAAAGAATTTTGTCTGAGAAGAAAGGATAAGGGTTAAATACTGGCTTAAACAGAAAAAGAGACCACGGAGATGGTTAAATGGCTGATTTAGAGTTGTCTATTGCACCCATGCACCGAATAATCAAAAAAGCCAAAGCCGACAGAGTGAGTGAAAGTGCTGCACAAGCGTTAGCAGTTGCCCTTGAAGACATTGGAATCAAAATCGCCAAAGAGGCCATAGAATATGCGATGCA
This genomic window from Candidatus Bathyarchaeota archaeon contains:
- a CDS encoding MoaD/ThiS family protein, which codes for MTIRIEVNFLGTLQEIAKKRNVSLEFDSFVAVKDVISELADFFPSKFRQVLIDPELNDPRPNVIILLNKKEIGLLAGLDTRIEDGDSLVLIPVSHGG
- a CDS encoding 30S ribosomal protein S17e; its protein translation is MGKVRQEHVKKAARELVGRYPDKFSTDFQSNKKVVESLTQISSIKLRNRIAGYITRLISIAKMRARAEESEMEESLEEDKQ
- a CDS encoding TatD family hydrolase gives rise to the protein MRFVDAHLHLSDPEYEAQVDEVVEDAESSNVVALVSNSVNFQTSLQSIKLVEKYPTLVYAALGIHPWNVKELLPDELECIVDLILNYRKYERMVAIGEIGLDYKYLKGEKKELMSRQYEVFCEMLQLSEKLSLPAVIHSRGKTSEIMNILSSYNIKKVLLHWFSNPVKLLPEIVDRGYYITEGPATLYSTLIQGVIRRIPLENLLTETDGPVRFFRPPFKGKMTTPSFIPLVVNAIAKIKGKQEAEVAKRIFQNFVTFFEIEPT
- a CDS encoding NFYB/HAP3 family transcription factor subunit; amino-acid sequence: MADLELSIAPMHRIIKKAKADRVSESAAQALAVALEDIGIKIAKEAIEYAMHAGRKTVKSEDIEIATRKVVGK